The Castanea sativa cultivar Marrone di Chiusa Pesio chromosome 4, ASM4071231v1 sequence TGTTTTAGATGTATGATAGGGTTTTCacatgctagatgaatgctagggtttCTTATATGTGGTTTGTCTCTCTCTTGCTTTAGGATAGATAACTATGTGTTTTGGTATAAAAATGTCATGTTGTATGTTAGATGCttaattagtgtgtgtgtgtgagtttagaatATAAGTGTTAAATAGTTTTTAATAGGGTTAAAACATAAGACACGATAATGggaagccaaccttagggttgggcgatCTTGGGTGTATAATAGCTTCCTAAGAGCGTACCTAAACTCCGAATCcatactctggtagtaagatcaaaggttCTTCCTCGAGAGGacactatatatatagttcCTAAACCATTGCAAAAATTAGGTGGCGACTCCCCTTCTTGTGTCCACAAtgccaaaaaaacaaatttattattttgccATCTAGGATGTCATGTGGATTGCCATGTGGtctaaacttatatatataaccaagGATATTTAACTTTTGGTTGACTTCATAATAATTTATCATCTAAGTTTTTGAATTAAGATTCTATTATATATTTGACTTTTGGTTGCCttcattagtttttaatttcatcaaagaaatttcaacaaatttgtCATTAACAggttggaaaattttcaaaccacCGCCAACCCACttacatttaaaaacaacaTGTCGGTTGAAAATGTAGACAGTTTTGACTCGGCTGATTGGAcgggtttttaattttctatttatggataaatttaagaaatcataattttttttgtaaatccTATAAATCATTGAAGAAATCATAGAAAGTGACCTACTTTCTCATAGATCAAAATATACATGTCTTAAACTAGGAGTGTTTCCTAAAGTTTtcaccaagaagaagaagaagaagaagttatgaATGTATGCATCCCCGTCACTATGTGTGCATACAAATATTTTGGAGAAAGtactattcatttttcatattaaCAAGTTTAAATCATAGAGTTAaccacatacatacatacatacatacatacagacatacatacatatatgtatacatacatacatatatatatatatatatatatgtatatatataagttgagttcaagttacacactCAAGCTACACTCGGGTTAGGATCAAGCTACACTCAATATGTTTTTATTGggcttgaattttgaaaattctaccgctatattatatattattcttaTACCCTACATATtggaaaaatttcaagataataTGAAATCAATgactatgttatcaatcaaatgtttaaattttaagtttttatattttaaaattgtatataaaagatgagtttatagattgaatagtaaatagtATTTGATTGGTATAAATTTTGGCATGTGCCTTgtgaacataaagaacatataatccaacAATGGgagattaaaaatattaatctaataaaagttattaggtAATGTATCATTGCATAGAGTTTCACCAAGAGTAACTTGATCTTAACCCATAATAGAGACTAGTTTGGATAGAATCCTTCAAATTGCTTTGAAATGAAGTtctctaattattatttttttttaaagcccaCTTTAATGGTGACATGTATTTCCAACCACACACCCAtggtttgagatttttttttataaaataaaactcaactGACCTAACTTAACCATAGGTGCTGCAGGGATTAGTTGGGTCAAGTTGGAAGGATACATGTTTCATTTTAAAGTAATCCAAAGAGTTTCTTTACAAAATAGTCCCTATTAAAACATGAGAATTGttacatctacaatattttcacaatacttttgcAATAGATCTTgagtagtaagttgttattggttataattggaacccactactgaaattacttttatttttccacCAAGACTAGATAGTAACAACTTGCCAATTAAGATCGaacaaagtttggttacaaacttgGTTATAGCCAAGGACTATAattcccactaaaaaaaaaattaacacgactacatgttttgaaaatatagcaattggattacatgtttGTGAGAGTCCCTTTTCGTATAGTATCCAGGCCCAAGTTTAAACAAGGACCCCAGACTCCCTAATTGTAGTTTGAAGGGATTGGACTTGGTCTACCGCAGCTAAATGATCTGTTTAAAGACCAAGTGGTGCATAGGGCGAGACTCCTGCAATACACATACACTAGCAATCGAGAATATACGTATTGATTAGCAAGAAAACAGCAGGGCAGACAAatgtaataaaagaaaaaatgaaataattgctCAGGATCCTGAAATCAGTGGGGAAatatttcattgatttttttagttatgGATTACAATGAGCTCACCAAGACTAAATGCAAGGTTCAAGcaagctcaaaaattacaaacttgGATGACTCTTTTAGTTCTCCAAGatttgcaaagtttgaatccttttgaatccaagcaTGTGCTCTGGACGGCTGTTTCTGGGATACCGGGAGATATTTCCctgttttctttgagttttacataattttttcttaatgattCTATTTGTTCTTTTTCCTGCCGAATGCCACCCCAACATTGGCTGCTCTccccccttttatagtgtcacatTAGGGTTTCGGGGTACCATTGATTCTTCCCCCCTTGGCCCCCTGGGAACTAGAGCCCTCTATTTGTCTCAACTCTTCTAACAACTGctcatttccttattttctatAGCTCCcttcttttgatgtttttttccttgaaagtgTCTTGCTGACCTTCTATTCTGAGATGCCTTTGCCTTCCAAGTCCCCTTCTTTGTCTGTCTTCTCTTTTCAGGCTTACCCCCTTTTAGCCGCCCattccttttgtcatttttcccagtAAGTGAAATCTTCTTCTGGGAAAACCGAAGTCATTTCCTTTCATGGATTTCTTATTCTGGGTTCTCGAGACACCGACTTCCTACCCCTGAGCCGTTGCTTTCCAACTCCTCAGGCCTTGCGCTATATTATTGGTTATTTCGAGAAAAGGCCCATCTGTTTCTTGTTCCTAGTACCTTTTGAACTGTCTTAATCTTCCTTTAGCCGTGCTGTACATCCAAAGGTCCCAGGCAACCCCCCAGCGTCCTTCCCCagctcatttttctttctctggtcTTGGCGGGctgaattcttttctttcccctctTTGTTTTCCTATGGACTCCTTGCTCCCTTTTGGGCCTTAGGTCcatcatctctctttcttttgtagccccaatcttcctcttctttttcaattttttatttcccatGGATTGGCCCAATGTACCACCTccttgggccttttatcatgttttcttttatatatatatatatatatatatatatatatatatatatatatatatatatatatatatatatatatatattttagacctcaacaatGTTCttaacaaatatattaaattttgtgtcaattagtGGTGGCtctaaaaatttttattagggtgGTCACTTAGAAATTTaatcatacaaaatttaataaagtgaTAACTTCAATATTTGCTATAGCTGCGAGTCAAGTTGCTAAGGAGAGCAAAATTGGTGCGACTGCAAAGCTAAAAAGAGTATAATTGTCATTACCATCAAGGAGAACTTAcaactacaatattttttttagtactattttttaaggaaaaatgaaggATAAACTACATTTTTGGTTCCAAACCTTTGTACCATATGTCAATTTAGTTCCTAATGTTTCAAATGTGTCGATTTAGTCCTTAACATTTTGGTGTTGTGTCAAAATGATCCCTACCGTTAAACTACGGATGAAAAATGCCGGTGTGGCTAATggcttaaataaaaattattttaatgccACCAAGGTTGCCATGTGGACTGCCACTTGtcttaaactaaaaaaaaaagaaccaatcCACCTGTAATCAACACATTATCTTCAATCTCATTTTCTCTTGGTTCTTTTTCATTGTTCCAATCAAATTTATCTAGAAATGATCACTTAAAAAACAACACagaataataaattaaacatcAGCCACCAAGAAAAAATCTCATTTACTTGAcatccaaataaaaaacaaaaacccaaaacaggccacttgattttttttattttttattcaaagagCATAGTGCCTAACAGTAAAATACACTATAATATATACTAGTATAATTCAATCTTTatgaagaaaacaaacaaataaaaaacaaaatagaagcTTTACTAATTTTgagttcataattttttttttttaaagttcatcaaaaataaaaaagaagcttTGCCGTCTAAAGTTTAACACATTGCCCGCTACGGTGGGGATTTTGATTCATTCATATTAGATGAGAATATAAAAAGGGTATAAACTTTTTCAGCTTTCCATGAGAAAGGATTTTCGTACTTGTCAAAGCCAAGCATATCTTGAGTTGATGGAGCACTTCATGCTGAGACAGTTGAGGACGAGATGGATCTCGTTGTTGGAGATCAGGCCATTCTAAATCGAGTGGTAGGGCTGGAAGGCGTTGAGAAGCTTGGAGGCTTAGTCGTATCTGGGGGCTAGCAGTCTAGGAGGCGATTCAACTTCTCACTGGTGAAAGCAACGACTTCTCTCCTCTCTGGCAAGGTTTCACACAAATTACAATGCAAAGAGAAGTATTAGTGCTTTTGGTTTTTGGCCTCTGTATGGATGCCAAGAAATTGAGATGTTTTCTTGGTGGCTGGGGCTTTAATTTTTGGTTGGGTTTCTTGTTGCAAGTGTTTGTTTCAGCCAAAATGGCCCAttagcattaatttttaaacattataattagTAGGTACTGTttctaaactatattttttactaacatctcgagtctaagaggGTTGATTTtaggctataaatcgagtctcaaaaactcgattttcatggtcAGATCaagtctgatgtggcattttttccacgtgggctctacctgaaaatcgagtATCTAACACTCGATTTATAactttcacttgtttttttttttccttatctttttttctGAGTTTCATTTCCTCATTGCATCTGTCTTCCGGCACAAGGTCAGCCACCACAGGCTCATCGCCGTCGACCAGCAGCGCGACCCAGGCAGCGCTACCCAGGCGGCGCCGGCCCCTGCGGGTCTGGGTCGCGACCTGTGTTGCGCGCCTGGGTCTTGCGCCTGGGTCGCGACCCAGGTCACGCAGGGGTCGCGACCTAGGCCGCGTGACCCAGGTCACGACCCAGATCGCGACCCAGGTCTTGCAAGAGGTCCCAACCCAGGCCGCGCAACCCAGGTCGCGACCCAGATCGCAACCCAGGTCGCGCAGGGGTCGCGACCCAGGCACGCAAGTCGCAACCTAGGTCGCGACCCAGGTCTCGCAAGGGTCGTAACCCAGGTGGCGCGACCTGGGTCGTACGCCTAGGTCGTGACCCAGATCGCGACCTAGGTGGCTCGACCCAgagatttctgggtttttttttttttgggtggtttgtaaatcgagtctctaagactcgattttcaggtggtCACCACGTGGATAAAATTCCACATCAGACGTGATAGaccttggaaatcgagtctttgagactcaaTTTTGAcccccaaaatcgactctcttaCACTCGAGATGTTAGAATTATATTTACTTTCGCACCaatgcctactaactatattcttcagcAACTGTGactaattgcccattttggccgtTTGTTTCTGAAGAAAGTACAAAGAGAAAAGtgtaaaagagaagaaaaatgagattgaaAGTATGGTGTACATGTggattggattttattttttcaagtccATATGTCATTCTAGGTggcatgaaaataattttttattaaagttgTTAACTATTTCAGTATTTTTCATCCATAACTTAACGATAGAGACCATTTTGacataatacaaaaaatgttagggctaaattgacacatttgaaaCGTTAGGGTCCAAATTGATATATTGtaaaaaggttaaggaccaaatatatagtttacccaaaaatgaaattagaaattatttctTATCGAAAAATTGAACGGGCTACAAATATGAATGATTAgctatttttaactttttgtcttATAACaggctttttgttgaataatttcgTTTACTTGTTGCTGTTTGgttttgtcttgtttttgtttagtttatgtttgttgttatttgagctaatatttattgttgttatttgagctatgtatgtatgtatgtatgtataaaatggattaaggattatgtttgggggcagaattaattttgaaataatgCTACGTCctcaacatttttacaataaattttatgtaaaaatttgttattggtaagtaaaaaaataaggaCATAGATTTCCTCCAAACAAGTTTGCAGCAACTGCTGCAAACAAGGACAGTTGTCAATTAAATAAGAAGACAACTAAGCAATCACTTAAGCAAGGGTCATGTGTGGATTGCTGTTAACCCTAACGTTAACAGCGTTAGGCAGAGTCTTCTCCTCAAACAGCCTCACGCCTCTCCCTCATCTCCTCCACCCTTGTGATCTCAGCAAACTCAGACCGGCAAGAGCTTGGGAGGCGGAATTGATGACGGCCAAAGCCTAACGTTAACAGCATCTCTCTCATCTAAACTGGAcagcccctctctctctctctctcctcaaacTCCTCAAACCCGCGTCTCAACCTTCTCACCTCTGTCTTGGGAGGCAGAATCGACGGCAGCCACATGCAGTGGCCGCTGATCTCACCGAGTACAACTTTTTTTCACCAGCCACATAATCAGTTCATGTAAAATGGAACCGCACTGGGTACAACTTTTTTTCAGGACAAAGTGtgaaaaaacaaagcaaaaagaaaTATTGCAATATACCTTCACTTCATCATATAGCTTCTCCTAGGCTAGCAACTTATCCAGCACCGTGGCATGAGTTTCATGCTCTTCTGAGTTAAAGTCATCCTTCCCATCATCAACATTAGGTAACCCTCTAAATGACTGATTCCATGTAATCACACGCATCACTCTAGTAGAATGATCAATATGTCCTTGGCGGCGAATATATGGGTGCGGGATGGGAATggcaaagagagagaaggttgTTAGGGGCAGCAACGATTGAGTGGGAAAGGGAATGAGACAGAATCGGTGAAGAGGGAAGGGGGTGAACAGGTGGAATCGACGGCAGCCTTTGCATGTGGCCGTGATTCTCTGGCCGGATTGGGGTTTCTGAGAAAAACAAAGGAGGAGTTGTCGCGCCGCAGAGGAGGAGATGGGAGAGAGGTGTGAGGCGTGAGGCAGTTGTGGTGGGTGAGAGGAAGCAAGGGCATGTTTGAAGAGAAGACTCTGCCTTACGCTGTTAACGTTAGGGTTAATAGTAGGTGTCTTCTTATTTAATTGACACCTGTCCCTGTTTGCAGCAGTTGCTGCAAACTTGTTTAAAGGAAATCCGTGTACAAAAGATAATATCAGTATTGAGCCCAAATTAGAATCAGTAACAATTTATCACATTAGATTTGTTATTAAAATGTTGTgattgtagcattactcttatttttgttgaacccaaatttttgtaattttcaagtCAAGgtgttcaatatttttattagagtgATCACAATAGGTTAGTTTagcattaaatatttttttagcaagtgtatatctacattttttttacaaccctagCTTGCATGTGAATCTGTCAATGGTGTCAATCaaaaattatttactattcgatccataaatttattttaaaagcataattttagattacaaaaatttaaatttaaacattcatttGATTAATATCATGACTATTGTCTTATCAAAATTGGGTTCGGCGCCCCTCCCATTTAGTAGCCTCCAGTTATCTCCCATTTTAAATAGGATGACTGACACATGGCATATAGGCAATCCAACAGTTATAAACAAAAACCACTTAAACGCAaattttctcactctctctgtTTGTCTCATTCTCTCTCATTGATTCTTCTCTTCAGCCCCTCCCATTCCCAACTCAGAAAATCAAGTCTTCCTTATATTTCTATAAGAACAATAAGAAGTTTTGCACCATAATCATGATATTTATTGGTgggatttcattttctttttcctcatcCTTTTTCTCTCATGCTCTCTTCActgtttccttcttttttcctaaGAACTATTTCCTTCTTGTCTATTTCACTCTTTTCCTGCAATTTTTCAAATACCCATTTGCTTAACTGTTGAACATTAACCCCAACCATTGTTTTTTTGGCACTTCGTAATTTGTTTGGTGACCAAAAATGAtgggaaaggaaaagaaaacaaatgacTGTGTAAATAACTGTGTAAATAACTGCATTCCTCAATTAGAaccaaagtttaaattttatagaacaaaaacGATAAGTTGCCATGGAAATTTTAGTCCCAGCCCCTTCAAActgttaaatatataattattattagcAACGCAACGTGTTATATCATATTGTATATGTTAGAGTGGATGCAGAAGGAGAAATATAGAATATGAACATTGAGAACAcgaggattacgtggttcagccttaTCGACTTACATCCACAGAGGAATCCCTAAAAGGTTACATCTTTAAtatataagagtgtagtacaataacctgtgttacaatgaaccctaaTATGAGTATATATAGGTGACTAAACCTTAGACTATTAATACAAGTAAGAGTGGACTTAGGCCTATTACATTGAGCTAATAtatctaatatatctctaacacaaGCCATAATCCAAACATGGATTCCTACTAGCAAAATCAAATGATTATCATTCCTTCTAATTGATTTGGTTGAGTATTTGGTACCTTAAGTCTTGCGCAAGCCATTAAGGTGAAGTTTTGAGAGCATAGTGATCTTGATTAGGCTTTTGAAGGTAAATTAGGAAGGGAAATCTGTGTAGGGGGttagaagagagaaaaaggaagattTTCAGAGTTGGGAGTTGAGACGGCGAACTGAGAGGTGTAGAacagtaaaaaagaagaaatgatgagagagaaagaatgagacaAACGGAGAAAGTGAGAAATTTTGGTTAgagtgtttttttgtttttatattttttattttttatttataaccGTTGGATTGCCTATATGCCATGTGTCAGTCATCCTATTTAAAACGGGAGTGAACTGGAGGCTGCTAAACGGGAGGGGAGCCGAACCCATCAAAATTTACCTTCAATTGGTTGaagttttagttttgttttgtgttttttttaaggaaaaaaacacaaaccctaTCAGACTTGACCCACTATAAATGTGTTGTTAAAAAtccaaagagagaaagaaataagacGCAACCGTTCGAGAGGCAGCAATGGGGAGCGTTAGGGCGGAGAAGAGCCGCTCTctcaaaaaccctaaaaataagCGAAAGAAACCTCTCGCCCCAACAAACCTTAACAACAAGAAAAAGTCCAAGAAACCCCGAATCCAAAACCCcgaaaccaacaacaacaacaacaacaatgaaatCATCCAAAAGGTACAACAACCAGCATCAGCGTCTGAACAGCTTAGTTGTTTCCTCAATCAGTTCCAATCCGCCAATGGGGTCCAGCTTTCTTCTCTCGAATTAGAATCCCTCAAAGGTACTACTACTTTTCATTACGCTCCGTTTGGTTGTTCAGCAAAacccaaaactaaaaataaaaatgattttttttttttttatctttaaatcaAGTAGATACTTGCATTGTCGAGTTATCTCAAGACACGGACCAGGACGTTGAAAACTTGGGGAAACATATGAAGGCAGCGTTTGGGGCATCATGGAAAGAAGTGCTTTGTGGAAAACAGGTTTTGGAAGGAAAAGTAGATCCTGGGAGTCCAGCACTTCTTGTCGTTAGTTCATCTGCCTTAAGAGCAATAGAACTCCTAaggtttctttctttatttacttttttgagCTCATTGTCATAGTGTATATATTGCTGAGAAGTGTTATGGCCACAACATTTTTACTGCAACTAGTTGTTATTGGATCAAATTTGAATCTACTTTTTTCcccccaacaataacaatcagtaaccatctttattatgaaaatgttgtggacataacatttctcatatATTGCCACTGCCGCATTTATAAATCTCACTGACCATTTTGTTCATTTGTGGTACATAAAGGGGTTTTCGCACGTTGACTAAAGATTGCCATGCCGTAAAGTTGTTTTCGAAACATATGAAGGTTGAGGAACAGGTACTTTTGCCCTCTGAAGCCAGTTTTAATTTGGGAATACATATATTATTGCTCGATTTTAATCGTTGAAGTTTAAAAGTGATCTTTTTAGTCTCTTAGATGATGTGGCCTAACTAAAAATTGACATGTGATCATTACATAGGGACTAAGATTGCTCTTCTTTTCAGTTTAATTGTGGTAATGCAACTTTTGTTTGTGTGGATATGGATGGGTTTGGATATATTTGATGGATACATGAGGTTGAGATTCAGGAAATGGAATTTTGGAGTTAATGCCAAACaaggagagagtgaaagaaagtTGTTTGAGAATTTTGTAATATATGATGTGCCGAAATGGTGTGGTTTGGATTCATTGTTCCGGTTCAAGTTACAATAAGGATTAGGGAAGCCTAGTAGGATTTAGATTAAGGCGTTGAGGATGTGCTTGACAAAGGCCCTGTGAATCTCATCTAGCTATTGATAATGTGTCTACTAATTACCTGatgaaattttagtttctttacTATCTTGATTGACTTTGAAAGAAGCAGGAAGAAGTAGCATTATTTAAGATGGAAAGGGATGTCGAGATTTTAGTCTCGAAAAAGGCAAAAGGCAATAGTTGTCTAAGTGAAGCAAGGCATCAAATTCTAAATATAGTTATTATACTAAGAATGAACTCAAATCATTCTAATACCctgtaattttatattaaagtcTTTGTGGCTCTACAAATGTGTGCTacatgagaaaaaataaatcaacaatAAGCTTTACAACAAGCTAGGCACAGTTTGAATAGATGCTGGAGTGCTCTTGCACATGTTAATGTTATgagcttatttttgttttttaattgagaTAGGTCATTGCCTTTTCCCACAGTTATGAGCTCCGAAATGTTCTTcatctactctctctctctctcacagtatggatacatttttcacaatttccTCCAACAgactttcaataaaattttttattagtataaaaatttcaattaaagcATTGTTGATGCAATTGGAGCCATAGTCTTTTTCAAtgattattatttaattatattttccatattagtgcttttttttttttcggattGGTTAGTTGCACACCCatccaatgggtcttgaaccctcgacctcaccctccacctacCGCCCAACACTTGTAAGGGGAGGGAGTGACAATTGTGCTGGAGCTCATTGTCAAAATGTTTTTgccatattttatatttcacgTCTTAGTGACCTTTGTTAGGCATCCATCTCTGGTGAGATGACTGGATTTAGTGGTTTTATTGGACTTTGGGAAATGATGCCAAAACTTAAAAAGAGTGACTGAAGCATAAGCTCTGCTGAATATTATTTGCACGTCAGTCTGATCCCAAATTCTCTGTGGTTCTTTTATAttgatatacatacatatattttttattttttctgataATCTTTTGTGAATGGTGACAAGATTGGTAGTCTGTTCCATGTTCTTGTTTGTGTTAATGGGTTGTTGTGGTAAACTTACATCATTTAACTTTTgtaatttgttgtttattttggaCTTTGGGAAGTGATGATAAGACAAAAGCTGATTGGAAAAGTCACCAGCAATGCTGAAATTATTCATTTGCACGTCAGTCTGATCCCAGGTTTCAATGTTTATGACTTATCTATTCCATATTAGTGTCTATTTTTGTACTTTACTTCTTGGCGACATTTGTTAGCTATTCGACTATCTGTGGTGAGATGGCTGGATTTAGTGTTTTTATTGGAGTTTGGGAAATGAtgccaaaaccaaaaaattacgACTGAGGTGTAAGCTCTGCTGAATATTATTTGCACGTCAGTCTGATCCCATATTCACTGTGGTTCTTTTATAGTTATAgacatatttttcattttttctgatAATCTATTGTGAACAATGACAAGACCTGTGCTCTCTTctatgtgtttgtttgtgttaatGGGTTGTGATAAAATTGTGTTATCTCATTTTTGTAATGTGTAGCTTATTGTGGACTTTGGGAAATGATGATAACATAAAAACTGATTGGAAAAGT is a genomic window containing:
- the LOC142631967 gene encoding uncharacterized protein LOC142631967 isoform X1, translating into MGSVRAEKSRSLKNPKNKRKKPLAPTNLNNKKKSKKPRIQNPETNNNNNNNEIIQKVQQPASASEQLSCFLNQFQSANGVQLSSLELESLKDTCIVELSQDTDQDVENLGKHMKAAFGASWKEVLCGKQVLEGKVDPGSPALLVVSSSALRAIELLRGFRTLTKDCHAVKLFSKHMKVEEQVSLLKNRVNIASGTPSRIKKLIDIEALALSRLAVILLDIHPDVKGYSLFTLPQVRDEFWDLYKNYFHRRLLEGDLRICLYGPLPSGNEFKGKKSS
- the LOC142631967 gene encoding uncharacterized protein LOC142631967 isoform X2; the encoded protein is MGSVRAEKSRSLKNPKNKRKKPLAPTNLNNKKKSKKPRIQNPETNNNNNNNEIIQKVQQPASASEQLSCFLNQFQSANGVQLSSLELESLKDTCIVELSQDTDQDVENLGKHMKAAFGASWKEVLCGKQVLEGKVDPGSPALLVVSSSALRAIELLRGFRTLTKDCHAVKLFSKHMKVEEQVSLLKNRVNIASGTPSRIKKLIDIEALALSRLAVILLDIHPDVKGYSLFTLPQVRDEFWDLYKNYFHQRLLKGDLRICLYGPLPSGNEFKLKKSS